In Thermodesulfobacteriota bacterium, the DNA window TATGATGTAGGAGGAGCGGAGATATTAACCTACCGTGATCTGATGGATATATACGCCGATGAAGCCCAATTAGGAAAAAGGTTTGTTATTTCGGTACCAGTGCTTACTCCAAAACTCAGCTCCTATTGGATTCATCTCGTCACCCCGGTTCCTGCTTCTTTGGGACGTCCGCTTGCAGAGGGGCTGAGTAATAAGGTTATTTGTGAGGAAAACCGGATTAGGGAAATTATCCCCCAAGACCTTCTGGATTGTCGTGAGGCAGTAAGTTTGGCGCTAGACCAGTCTCAACATAATTTGATAGGGGAAAATCATAATGATATGAGTACAATGTTGAAACATGTAGAATGGAGTTTCAATGGTGATCCTAAATGGGCTGGTGGAAAGATTTTTGAAGACCACAGAGCTGTTGTACTAGAATCGACCCCTGATAGGATTTGGGAGCCATTACTCAGGATCGGGGGTAAAAATGGATGGTATTACGCCAACTGGCTCTGGAAGTTAAGGGGATTGTTAGATCTGATCGTGGGTGGAGTAGGGCTGAGACCTGGAAGGACCGATCCAAATAAACTAACGCCCGGAGATTATATTGATTTTTGGAATATTTATTTAGTTGAACCTAATAAGCGACTTCTGCTAAAGGCTGAGATGAAACTGCCGGGTTCGGCAATTTTGGATTTCTATATTAGTCAGATTGACAATAATCATTCAGAACTGCACCAGATAGCTCGTTTTATACCAAGTGGTCTAGTGGGAATTATCTACTGGTATTCTGTAAAACCACTTCATAATATAATTTTCAGTGGGATGTTAAAAAGAATTGCTGACCAGGTAGGGGAGAGAGTCATTTCTGAACCCAGGCGTGTTACTAACGATTTGCCTTTAAATAACATTAAATAGATTATTTATTCTCTTAAATCATGACCCTTTTCAGTTTTAACATAATTCAGAAACTGCCAATTTCTACAACAAAAGCTTGGGATTTTTTTTCTAATCCCAAGAATTTAGAACTGATAACTCCTCCATGGTTGGCTCTAAAAATTACCTCTGAAATACGTGAAGAGATGTATTCAGGCATGATTATGACGTATGATGTAAGTCCGATTCTTGGTATTCCAGTAAAATGGATCACCGAGATCACTCATTTAGATAAGCCAAATTTATTCGTAGATGAACAGCGCTTCGGTCCCTATCGTTTCTGGCATCACGAGCACCACTTCCGACCTATTCCCAATGGAATTGAAATGCAGGATTCTGTTCATTACGTTATGCCATTTGGATTTTTTGGGAGCCTAGTTGGCAATTTAGTTGTAAATAAAAAGGTAATAGATATATTTAATTACAGATATAAAGTATTAGAGGGATTGTTCGGAAGGATTTCCTGATATTTTTGACTGTGCATAGCGTCAAGATTAGATTCTTGAATGACACATGTCAGAGTTGTCAAGATTGGTGCCTATGAATCATATGTTAGATATTAAATCTGAAAAGTAAATTGGAGGTTTTCCTCAAATGCCTGATAAATTGAAAGTAGGACAAAAGGCACCGAACGTTGAGGCCGAGACTTACGGAGGAGAAAAGATAAACCTAAGCGATTATAGAGACAAAAAAATAGTCGCACTTTATTTTTATCCCAAGGACGATACGCCGACTTGTACCAAAGAAGCATGTTCAATCAGGGATGGTATGGAGGATCTTGAGAAGTATGGAATTCAGGTATTGGGGGTGAGCACGGATGGAGTTAAATCTCATGAGAATTTTAAAAACAAATATGAACTCAATTTCCCGCTCCTGAGTGACAAGGGTAAAAATATAGTTAAGGCATATGGTGTTGAGAGTATGTTCGGTTCTGCAAAGCGAGAGACATTCTTGATCGATAAATCAGGGAATATCAGGTACATATGGGAGAAGGTTAAAGCTGATTCTCATGCTGCGGAAATCATTGAAAAAGCGAAGGAACTGGGCTTAGTTTAGCTAATTTATCAAAAAACTATTTTTTTCTGCTACATTAATCTTTTATTAATCGTTTATATTAATGGAATACAAACATGGAAAGCTTTACTTATCGGTCACGTATCAAAACATCTGCTAAAGATCTATTTAAATGGCATACACGCGCAGGGGCATTTGAAAGGCTGACCCCCCCATGGAAGGTTGTCGAGTTCTTAGAGAGAAGCAATGGAATAGAAGATGGTTCAAGGGTCATTATAAGAACCAAGATAGGACCAGTTCCAATGATTTGGTTAATCGAGCACAGGGATTATAAAGAAGAAAAGCAATTTTGTGACATACAGATTAAAGGGCCTTTTAGACATTGGGAACATACACACTCATTTGTTCCTGATGGCCCAAATGCATGTTTCATGGAGGATAATGTTAAATTTTTATTACCCATTGGGGCGTTGGGTGAACTCTTTGGGAATGAGTTGGTAATCAGAAAGCTTGAAACCTTTTTTGAATACCGTCATGGTACTCTTATGAAAGATATAAAAATGCATAAGAAGTACGGAGTAAAATCTATGCAAATATTGATAACTGGTTCAACGGGACTGATAGGTGCTTCGCTGATTCCGTTTCTCACAACTGGTGGACACAATATATCCTGTCTTAAACGTGATAAATTAAAAATTGGGGAGAATGATTCATACTGGAACCCCGAAAAAGGTGAGATCGAGGTACCGAAACTTGAGGGATTCGAAGCGGTAGTACATTTGAGTGGAGAAAATGTCGCCGGCCGATGGTCAGATGAAAAAAAGGCCGAAATAGAAGACAGCAGGGTTAAGAGCACAGGGCTTTTATGTAATGCGCTTTCCAAGCTTGAGAAGAAACCAAGTGTGTTGGTGTGTGCTTCTGCCATCGGGTTTTATGGTAATCGCGGTGAGGAGATTTTAACAGAAGAAAGTAAGCCAGGAAAGGGATTTCTGGCTGACGTCACCAAGAAATGGGAGGCAGCTACAGGAATAGCGAGGAAAGCCGGTATTCGTGTGGTTAATTTACGGTTGGGAGTTGTCTTAAGCCCACGTGGCGGCGCCTTGGGGAAAATGCTTTTCCCGTTTCGTATGGGTCTAGGGGGAAAGCTTGGCAGCGGGGGCCAGTACATGAGTTGGATCTCAATTGATGATGTGATTGGAGCGATTTATCATGCCATCAAAAACGATTCTCTTGAAGGGCCTGTAAATGCAGTTTCACCGAAACCGGTTACAAACCTGCAATTCACAAACACGTTGGGGAATGTGATTAATAGACCTACTTTTTTTACGATGCCTTCTCTACTATTAAGAACATTATTCGGTGAAATGGCTGACGAAACCCTGCTTTCAAGTACTCGAGTGATACCATCTAAGTTGTTGTCGACTGACTATGAGTTTCAATTTACTGATTTAGAAGCATCTCTTAGGAATCTGTTAGGAAAACCGAAGGTCTGATACAATAGTTGTTTGTGGCGGATGATTAGTGTAATCCTAAAATGATTATTCGGTCTGTCAAAACATCTTCTCCTCTGTGTTGTATGTTTAATATTTCAAAAACTTCTTATTATTCTTGAAATTTATGGCTTGAAAATAGGGAGAAGTTTACCAGTGGATAAAGCGAACAAGAAAGGAGCGCATAAACTCGGTGCACTTAGGGAAATAGATATGGATCCGGATCCCGTCATTCAGTTTAGGAAATGGTATGAAGACGCATTCAGGTCTAAGTCTATCCAGCCGGATGCTATGACCGTGGCTTCGGCGACAAAAGACGGTAAGCCTTCCGCGAGAATGATGCTTCTTAAAGATGTTGACAGCGAAGGGTTTGTGTTTTATACGAACCGAGAAAGTAGAAAGGGCGAAAATTTTTCACAAAACCCTAAAGCCGCTATTGTATTCTGGTGGCCCTTGTTCGAAAGACAGGTCCGTGTAGAAGGAATTATTGAGAAGATTTCAGATAATGAGGCTGATTCATATTTTAAGACTAGACCTAGAGGAAGTCGACTTGCGGCATGGGCATCAAATCAAAGTAGGGTCGTTAGCAGCCGAGAGGCTCTCGATCATCGATTTAGTGAATTAGAGGCCTTATATAAAGGTCGTGATATTTCAAGACCCCCGTATTGGGTTGGTTATCGACTCAGGCATTCTACAATTGAATTCTGGCAGGGTAGGCCAAATAGACTCCATGACCGATTGAAGTACAGGCAAGTCGATGGGGAGGGCTGGATTATAGAGCGTCTTTCGCCATAACTAGATTACTCCCGCCGGTTGCTCACAGGGCCAGAAATTACTTCTCTCATAATCTTGAGATACTGTGATTCACGATCAGATTGTAAAAGGGGAAATATAAAGTGTTCTATCAGACAGAAACGAACCAGCACCATGTAGTAATAATAGGAGGTGGATTTGGTGGATTATACGCTGCAAAGGCTCTTGGAAAAACCGACGTGAGGATAACTCTCGTTGATAAGCGAAATTTCCATCTGTTTCAACCGTTACTGTACCAAATTGCGATTGGAGGACTATCACCCGGTGATATAGCTTCACCACTCAGAGCGGTATTGCGAAAATATAAGAATATCGAGGTCATAAAGGCAGAGGTAATTGATTTAGACCCGGAACACAGAAGAATCACGTTCCGAGACGGCGAGCTAAATTACGATTCACTGATAGTTGCGACTGGTTCTACTTACAATTATTTTGGTCATGATGAGTGGGCAGAGATAGCCCCGGGTATAAAGACAATCGAAAACACACTTGATATTCGTCATCGTATATTTCTTGCGTTTGAGGCAGCAGAGCGAGAGGCTGATATAGCTCAACAGAAATCGTGGATGCGGTTCGTGATAATAGGAGCGGGGCCGACCGGTGTGGAACTCGCAGGTGCAATTGGAGAACTGGCTCAAAGTACATTAAGAAATGATTTTAGACATATTGATACATGCGAGACTGAGATAATCTTGTTGGAAGGAACGGATAGGATATTGCCTACATACCCGGAGGAGCTTTCGATAAAGGCCCAGGAATCACTCGAACGATTAGGAATTACGGTGAATAAGAATGCGATGGTAACTGGTATCAAAAAAAGCTTCGTCACATTCTCTAAAGATGGAAAAGAAGAAACGATTCAGGCTAAGACGATACTATGGGCTGCGGGAGTAAAAGCATCATCTCTGGGTGAGGTACTTGCCAGACGTACTGGCGGAAAACTGGATAGTGCAGGTCGTGTTATAGTCGAACCGGATCTCAGCATTCCTGGCTTTGACAACATTTTTGTTATTGGAGACCTCGCGAATTTCAGCCATGAGGATGGGAGGCCACTTCCGGGAGTAGCGCCCGTCGCCATGCAGGAAGGGCTCTATGTAGCAAAGCTCTTGGAAAGCCGATTTAGAGGAAGGAACTTACCTCCATTCAAGTATAAAAACAAGGGAAGCCTTGCTGTCATAGGACGAAATGCCGCGGTAGCAGACTTTGGTAGATTTCGGTTCAGCGGGTTTTTTGCATGGCTGATCTGGATTTTTATACACATTCAATATCTTATCGAATTTGATAATAAAGTTCTGGTACTTATTCAATGGGCTTGGAATTACTTTACTCGAAAACGCGGTGCCAGACTTATCACCGGTGAGGATACTAAAGTACTTTCTGAAAAGTAGGGAGAGGAGATAAAAGAACGGAAAGCTGACATTCTTATAACTTCCATAACATGATAATCTGAAGATCTTACAGAGGAATAATTGGTATCCTTATGTTTCAGCTATGCTACGCTTTTCCAAGTACTTAGGAAGTCAGGTTTAACTAGTGAATTCCCTGTAGCTTGCTGCAGGGAGTTTCATTCCGGAATTACAATCGAAGAGATATGATCCGGAATGTATCTATATCAAAAAATACATCCCGGAATTAAGAAAAATAGAAAACGAGAGACTACATGATCCTTTAACGTATGATTTGCAATATTGTAGACCGGTAGTCGATCATTATAGTATGAGTGTAATAACAAAAAAGATTTATATGAAATCTTTGACTTAGCTAAAGGCTCGATTCTTTTTAATGCCTATATATATAATTACCGTTCCAATCATTAACTCTATTGATTTTTCTAAGAGGAATCCGGCTTCTTTTAAGAGGCCAATAAAGTTGTCTCTGTCCGGAAATTTTGAAATCGAATCACCGAGATATTGATACTCCTCTCTTTTATTGAAGACCGATGCTACGAGCGGTAGAACTCGTTTAAGGTAAAACATATATATTGGCCCAAAAATTTTATTGTTTGGGACTGCAAATTCAAGTATTCCCAATTTACCCGTTGGTTTTAAAACCCTATTCATTTCCTCTAATGATTTCAGAGGGTCTACTGTATTTCTTATTCCAAAGGCTATGGTGATCGCATCAAAACTATCATCTCTGAATGGTAGGCTTTCACCAACCGCTCGTATAAAATTTATTTTCTTGTTTAAGCCAATGCAGTTTATTTTCTTTTGTCCGAGAACTAACATTTGAGCGCTGGGATCCAGACCAATAGCGTTCCTCTGGTTATTATTTTTTAAAATCTCAATCAAAACCTCACCAGTGCCAGTGGCAATATCAAGGACATAATCAGTACCTTCTATTTCTTTAGCCAATCTCTCTCTCCATCGCTTGTCCCTACCTAGGCTGAAAATTGTATTGAGCAGGTCGTAGTTTTCTGCTACAGAGTTAAAGATGGACCTAGTATTTGGCATGATATGCAAATGGTTGTTACTATATTATTTGATTTGGACAATCCCTAAAAGATTTACTATTTGTGAAGCCATTTACAAAATTGCCCTTCGTCCCTTATCTCAAATAGTGATTTATCCCTATAAACCTGTTTCAAAATATATAAGAATTTAAGGTTCAGTCAAACACTATTAAACAGTCTCCTTCATGTTGATCGTTTCTTCCAGATTGCTATAGAGTTTCTAGTGTCATTGATGCGAGCCCATTGATTTTGCTCAGTAGTAACTCCGCGAAGGAATTCCCTCGTCTACTGTCAATTAAAGATTCAGGATACATTTGAGAATATCCGAGGTGGTTATAATTCCAACCAGATCCCCGGTACTCGAAACGACAGGAAGGGCATTGAATTTTTTCTCACATATTATTCGAGCCGCCTTTTCCACCTCCGCATCGTCAGATATTGTGACGAGATCGAAACGCATCACATCTCGCACATTTAAACTTGACTCTACATAAGTTTGAACGATTGCCATACGGAGATCTCTGTCTGTAACAATGCCGATTAGTTTTCCATTCTCAACCACGGGGGCCTGACGGAAGTGGTGCTTCAAAAGTGTCTGAAAAGCACCGTTGATGCTCTCATCGGGCGAGAGGCTCACGGGATTAAGAGTCATGAGTTCCTTTATCAACATATATTTACTCTATCATTAAATTTAGCATGTATTATACCAAGAGTTAATCTCCAGAAAAGGAAAATAAATTGAAAACCTAATTGACACTAATCCCATAAGCAAGGGTAGCTACACGATCGT includes these proteins:
- the ubiE gene encoding bifunctional demethylmenaquinone methyltransferase/2-methoxy-6-polyprenyl-1,4-benzoquinol methylase UbiE, giving the protein MPNTRSIFNSVAENYDLLNTIFSLGRDKRWRERLAKEIEGTDYVLDIATGTGEVLIEILKNNNQRNAIGLDPSAQMLVLGQKKINCIGLNKKINFIRAVGESLPFRDDSFDAITIAFGIRNTVDPLKSLEEMNRVLKPTGKLGILEFAVPNNKIFGPIYMFYLKRVLPLVASVFNKREEYQYLGDSISKFPDRDNFIGLLKEAGFLLEKSIELMIGTVIIYIGIKKNRAFS
- a CDS encoding NAD(P)/FAD-dependent oxidoreductase, which codes for MFYQTETNQHHVVIIGGGFGGLYAAKALGKTDVRITLVDKRNFHLFQPLLYQIAIGGLSPGDIASPLRAVLRKYKNIEVIKAEVIDLDPEHRRITFRDGELNYDSLIVATGSTYNYFGHDEWAEIAPGIKTIENTLDIRHRIFLAFEAAEREADIAQQKSWMRFVIIGAGPTGVELAGAIGELAQSTLRNDFRHIDTCETEIILLEGTDRILPTYPEELSIKAQESLERLGITVNKNAMVTGIKKSFVTFSKDGKEETIQAKTILWAAGVKASSLGEVLARRTGGKLDSAGRVIVEPDLSIPGFDNIFVIGDLANFSHEDGRPLPGVAPVAMQEGLYVAKLLESRFRGRNLPPFKYKNKGSLAVIGRNAAVADFGRFRFSGFFAWLIWIFIHIQYLIEFDNKVLVLIQWAWNYFTRKRGARLITGEDTKVLSEK
- a CDS encoding SRPBCC family protein, with product MTLFSFNIIQKLPISTTKAWDFFSNPKNLELITPPWLALKITSEIREEMYSGMIMTYDVSPILGIPVKWITEITHLDKPNLFVDEQRFGPYRFWHHEHHFRPIPNGIEMQDSVHYVMPFGFFGSLVGNLVVNKKVIDIFNYRYKVLEGLFGRIS
- a CDS encoding SDR family oxidoreductase, with the protein product MRERVLVLGASGYVGARLVPFLIEDGYLVRSAGRTKGNMQKRPWSNHESVDICEADALDRETLKKSCEGCRYAYYLVHSMDPDQKNFTDTDRQAALNMVWAAEQSGVERIIYLGGLGGQSPHLSKHLKSREEVGNILESGSVPVTILRAAMIIGSGSASFEILRYLVERLSIMVTPKWVHTQCQPIAIRNVITYLVGCLKKPETTGETYDVGGAEILTYRDLMDIYADEAQLGKRFVISVPVLTPKLSSYWIHLVTPVPASLGRPLAEGLSNKVICEENRIREIIPQDLLDCREAVSLALDQSQHNLIGENHNDMSTMLKHVEWSFNGDPKWAGGKIFEDHRAVVLESTPDRIWEPLLRIGGKNGWYYANWLWKLRGLLDLIVGGVGLRPGRTDPNKLTPGDYIDFWNIYLVEPNKRLLLKAEMKLPGSAILDFYISQIDNNHSELHQIARFIPSGLVGIIYWYSVKPLHNIIFSGMLKRIADQVGERVISEPRRVTNDLPLNNIK
- a CDS encoding TIGR01777 family oxidoreductase translates to MESFTYRSRIKTSAKDLFKWHTRAGAFERLTPPWKVVEFLERSNGIEDGSRVIIRTKIGPVPMIWLIEHRDYKEEKQFCDIQIKGPFRHWEHTHSFVPDGPNACFMEDNVKFLLPIGALGELFGNELVIRKLETFFEYRHGTLMKDIKMHKKYGVKSMQILITGSTGLIGASLIPFLTTGGHNISCLKRDKLKIGENDSYWNPEKGEIEVPKLEGFEAVVHLSGENVAGRWSDEKKAEIEDSRVKSTGLLCNALSKLEKKPSVLVCASAIGFYGNRGEEILTEESKPGKGFLADVTKKWEAATGIARKAGIRVVNLRLGVVLSPRGGALGKMLFPFRMGLGGKLGSGGQYMSWISIDDVIGAIYHAIKNDSLEGPVNAVSPKPVTNLQFTNTLGNVINRPTFFTMPSLLLRTLFGEMADETLLSSTRVIPSKLLSTDYEFQFTDLEASLRNLLGKPKV
- a CDS encoding CBS domain-containing protein; translated protein: MLIKELMTLNPVSLSPDESINGAFQTLLKHHFRQAPVVENGKLIGIVTDRDLRMAIVQTYVESSLNVRDVMRFDLVTISDDAEVEKAARIICEKKFNALPVVSSTGDLVGIITTSDILKCILNL
- a CDS encoding peroxiredoxin — encoded protein: MPDKLKVGQKAPNVEAETYGGEKINLSDYRDKKIVALYFYPKDDTPTCTKEACSIRDGMEDLEKYGIQVLGVSTDGVKSHENFKNKYELNFPLLSDKGKNIVKAYGVESMFGSAKRETFLIDKSGNIRYIWEKVKADSHAAEIIEKAKELGLV
- the pdxH gene encoding pyridoxamine 5'-phosphate oxidase, which translates into the protein MDKANKKGAHKLGALREIDMDPDPVIQFRKWYEDAFRSKSIQPDAMTVASATKDGKPSARMMLLKDVDSEGFVFYTNRESRKGENFSQNPKAAIVFWWPLFERQVRVEGIIEKISDNEADSYFKTRPRGSRLAAWASNQSRVVSSREALDHRFSELEALYKGRDISRPPYWVGYRLRHSTIEFWQGRPNRLHDRLKYRQVDGEGWIIERLSP